The Campylobacter curvus genome includes the window CAGCTTTGCATAATCATCTATAAATTTCTTTGCATTTTCGAGATTATAAACGGCCTGAGTGATGAAAAATTCACACCCTTTTTCGCTTTTGTGGGCGACCTTTAGGTGCTCATCTAGCTTGCTGGCATGCCGCTCTGGTATGCAGATGCCTCCTAGTGTGATATTTGGGGCAAATTTTGCCTTTAGGGCGTAAGCCTCGTCAAGCTTTAGCTTCACCTCTTGAGATTTCGAGCTGGCTCCTACGAAAACACAGATGAGGTCCTCTTGCCGATGGCGTAAAAATTCGCAAAATTCTGGCTCGTCATATTTGCCGACAGCCTTGTAGATAACGGCCTTGAAATGCTTTTTCAGATAGGTTTCGTAATAGGTCTCTGGCGGCGTAGTTTTGATAAACTCAAAAGGGCGCTCCTCGTTTGTGCGGCTGGATTCGTCTTGCAGGTCGTAAAGCACGATGCCGTCGATATTTTGACCCTCTAGGCGAGCGATTTGTTTAGCCGCGATAGCCGCCGTTTCTTCGCCGGTTAAATTTTCCTTTGGCGGCGTGAGTCCGTATAGCAGTATGCCCGCTTCGTTATTTTTTATCTTTTGGATCAGCAAAATGAGCCTTTAGCGTAAATTTAACGTGATTATAGCAAATCAAAGCCTAAATTTTTCGTCCCAGCCAAGCAGCTTTTTGGCTTTTTCGTTCGAGGTTTTGGCGTTTGTATCCACGATATTGAAAATTTCATCGCTTTGGCATTTTAATGCCAAAAATGCGGCGTTTGCGGCGGCATCCACATGCACGCTAGCCATGCCCTCAAAAGGTGCGCTAAAACCGGTGTCGCCCCCGTAAAGCAGCCCGTTTCGTAGCACCACGCCCACAAACGGCGCAACCCAAAACCTGCGTCTCGAGGCTATGCACGCCGCGCGAAGTCTCGCCGTATGTGGCGTCTGCGAAATTTAACAGCGGCGAGCTCTCGGTAAAGACCCCGTCACTTGGCTCATAGATGAAGGCGATGCTTTGAGCGACCATCTTTTTCACGCCCGAAATTTTGGCGGCTTTTATGAGATTTGCCGTGCCCTCCACCCTGATCCTCGCATTTCTTGCCAGTACCTCGTCCATCTTGCCCGCGTAATCAAGCCCGTCAGGCAGGTCGGTGAGCTGGTGCATCAAAATTTCAGGTGCGATGCTCTTCATCTGCGCTTGCAAATTCTCATAGTCAAAAACATCGACTATGAGGGGTTTGACGCCGATCTTTGCTAAATTTTGCGCCTTGGCTTCGCTTCTTGTCGTGCCATAAACATCGTATCCGTTTTGAAGCAGAATTTTGCATATTCGCACGCCTAAAACGCCGCTTGCACCGGCTAAAAATACTTTTTTCATCATTATCCTTTTTAAAATTTACGTGAGTGTAGCTAAAACGGGTAAATAAATTTACTTTATTTTTATTTGCGCCGCTAAAATCCGCCGTGCAAGCCCTTGGCTAGCGCCCAGCCCGCTAAGATGAATTGCGCCGAGCCCAAAACGACGCCCAAAAAATCGGCTAGCAAAAACGGGATGAAATTCATACCCAGGCTTGCCGCCATGAAAGGCATTATTTTTGATAATGGCCCTGAAATTCTAGCGATGATGAGCGTCATTGCGCCTTTGTTTTTGATGAGTTTTGCCGCCCTTGTGCTGTTAGTCGAAGCCTAGGGCGCTTGTGCGTGAGCTTTTTTAAAATGCGCTCTGCGTAACGCCTACCGATAAAAAAGCTGCAAATATCGCCCAAAACCGCGCCCATCCAGACTAGCAAAACGATCTTGTATCCGCTAAAATGCGCGAGTGTGTATCCTGCGGCGATAAAAAATATCTCGCCAAAAACAAAAGGCGCGCTGAACAAAAACGCGTCGCCAAAGGCTCCTAGAAAAATGATAAGCGAAAAGTAGTGCGAATTTAGTGCGCATGAGAGCCACGGCGGTATCATTGTTTCTCTCGGTAGTGCGCGAAGGGATATTTTATCTCGTCATTAAGCAGTTCGCCAAATATTAATCGTCTGACGTTGGCTCTTAGATACAGCGCGCCCATCTTAAAAAGCCCGTCTTGCTCCAAGCGGCGCGAGTTGAATCTAAATTTTACCGCTAGCATCCTAAAGCGAAACGTTTTGCTCGCGCGATTTACGTAATCGCAGTCCTCGCATAGCTTTATTCGCGTGTCGAATCCGCCGATATGTTCGTGCGCCGTTTTCGTGCTGAAGATGCAAGCGCCCGTGCAGGTCGGGAAGAAATACTGTGTTATTAGCATGCCGAGGTTGAAAATCCCGATGCCAAGCTTCGTCATGAAATTTTCGCCGCCTCAAATTTGACCGCCTGCGACCCAAAGCCCGCTTTTTTGCAAGGCTGCAAGCGATTTTTCTAAAAAATCGGGCTTTATCCTATCGTCGGCGTCTAAAAATATCAGTCTTTCGTATTTTGCGTTTTTCGCGCCCGTGTTGCGTCCCAGGCT containing:
- a CDS encoding DedA family protein; the encoded protein is MIPPWLSCALNSHYFSLIIFLGAFGDAFLFSAPFVFGEIFFIAAGYTLAHFSGYKIVLLVWMGAVLGDICSFFIGRRYAERILKKLTHKRPRLRLTAQGRQNSSKTKAQ
- a CDS encoding glycosyltransferase family protein, producing MTKLGIGIFNLGMLITQYFFPTCTGACIFSTKTAHEHIGGFDTRIKLCEDCDYVNRASKTFRFRMLAVKFRFNSRRLEQDGLFKMGALYLRANVRRLIFGELLNDEIKYPFAHYREKQ
- a CDS encoding methylenetetrahydrofolate reductase, which gives rise to MLIQKIKNNEAGILLYGLTPPKENLTGEETAAIAAKQIARLEGQNIDGIVLYDLQDESSRTNEERPFEFIKTTPPETYYETYLKKHFKAVIYKAVGKYDEPEFCEFLRHRQEDLICVFVGASSKSQEVKLKLDEAYALKAKFAPNITLGGICIPERHASKLDEHLKVAHKSEKGCEFFITQAVYNLENAKKFIDDYAKLEGKKCPIIFTFTPCGSAKTLLFMKWLGINIPPNFEERLNASENILQTSLNLCLEIFNFLYKYGLAKGISVGANVESVSNRKVEIEASITLLKQIQEIIAKTNTAYHWIGVGI
- a CDS encoding NAD-dependent epimerase/dehydratase family protein, whose translation is MKKVFLAGASGVLGVRICKILLQNGYDVYGTTRSEAKAQNLAKIGVKPLIVDVFDYENLQAQMKSIAPEILMHQLTDLPDGLDYAGKMDEVLARNARIRVEGTANLIKAAKISGVKKMVAQSIAFIYEPSDGVFTESSPLLNFADATYGETSRGVHSLETQVLGCAVCGRGATKRAALRGRHRF
- a CDS encoding glycosyltransferase family A protein, which codes for MSERGTSLGRNTGAKNAKYERLIFLDADDRIKPDFLEKSLAALQKSGLWVAGGQI